One stretch of Aerosakkonema funiforme FACHB-1375 DNA includes these proteins:
- a CDS encoding toprim domain-containing protein, which translates to MKCSQCGTDNTLKDRTDNSGRCKNCNHPFAFEPTSMGLIRITDSFFAKAIADISANNTLFFTPKQLLYFLDRRVKGKNLSSTFGCVFMYIFSIFVGIFFGIMLIGISNNLSFGWLPIVILNILVILGGINSSQVATYNYKTRQKSAKALRIIGGINLIFGIFFSLAFNFFPLYAIAVIIGMLQIYFGNRQMTRIGTYQVFSLQKSQLQSWLDRWQQINGNIIKMLASPREENTVVAINPDVTAYSFDRLVVCDSAVIAQLLIANNFHFENNCAILSITGYPQNIFATTMQMLQRNPDLKVFAFHDCSPRGLGLVHRLHTSPNWFQASDIAIVDVGLIPRQIIASTREMFILNSPESAQDAKQLPAEIRQQLSKEELEWLDAGNFVELESFTPQRLIQVLNGGISGSRNLGSDDSALILVGDADNSIYISESFG; encoded by the coding sequence ATGAAATGCAGTCAATGCGGAACCGATAATACCCTCAAAGATCGCACCGACAATTCCGGACGGTGTAAAAATTGCAATCATCCCTTTGCTTTTGAACCGACTAGCATGGGACTTATTAGAATTACCGACTCCTTTTTTGCGAAGGCGATCGCAGATATTTCCGCTAACAACACCCTGTTTTTTACACCCAAACAGCTGCTCTACTTTTTAGACCGCCGAGTCAAAGGTAAGAATTTATCATCCACTTTTGGGTGTGTATTTATGTACATATTTTCAATATTTGTGGGAATATTTTTTGGTATTATGCTCATCGGTATTTCTAATAATTTATCATTTGGTTGGCTGCCGATCGTAATTTTAAACATTCTCGTCATACTTGGAGGTATTAACAGCAGCCAAGTAGCCACCTACAATTACAAAACTCGCCAAAAAAGCGCTAAAGCATTGCGGATTATTGGCGGAATTAATCTAATATTCGGCATTTTCTTTAGTCTGGCATTTAACTTTTTTCCTTTGTATGCGATCGCAGTCATCATAGGAATGTTACAAATTTACTTCGGTAATCGCCAAATGACTCGCATTGGCACTTACCAAGTTTTCTCATTGCAAAAAAGTCAGTTACAAAGTTGGTTAGATCGCTGGCAACAAATTAACGGCAACATCATCAAAATGCTGGCATCTCCCCGCGAGGAAAATACCGTTGTCGCAATTAATCCTGATGTAACTGCTTACAGTTTCGATCGCTTAGTTGTCTGCGATAGTGCTGTGATTGCACAACTGTTAATAGCCAACAACTTTCACTTTGAAAATAACTGCGCCATTCTCAGCATCACTGGATATCCGCAAAACATTTTTGCAACCACCATGCAAATGTTACAGCGAAATCCCGACTTGAAAGTTTTTGCTTTCCACGATTGCAGTCCGCGAGGACTTGGCTTAGTGCATCGCCTCCACACCAGTCCGAATTGGTTTCAAGCTAGCGATATTGCGATCGTTGATGTTGGCTTAATCCCGCGCCAGATTATTGCCTCGACGCGGGAAATGTTTATTCTAAATTCACCAGAATCAGCGCAAGATGCCAAACAATTACCCGCCGAAATTCGTCAACAGCTATCAAAAGAAGAGTTGGAATGGTTAGACGCAGGTAACTTTGTTGAATTGGAATCTTTTACGCCGCAAAGATTGATTCAAGTATTAAATGGAGGCATTTCTGGCAGTCGCAATTTAGGTAGCGATGATAGTGCTTTGATTCTCGTCGGCGATGCGGATAATTCTATTTATATTTCCGAAAGTTTTGGTTGA
- a CDS encoding asparagine synthetase B family protein, which yields MKFTDLWMGAKSLFDRPSANIPVVEVPPTWRVAWGKVDSITEDVAWRDDRIAIILPKNSPLSPTSRFVVIGDIWLSNRLELLQRLGIDPTNWQGNDRELVEKLWQRWGVECLTLLVGMFGLVIWDRKQKKLWFGRDTTGARTLYYTTTGSTRWIAPQLRSLASYRSHDLDLVALRDYLCCAFVPGERTLWQQVRELRPGTVVELPNEKIHYYWQLTEQITASEQNLAWHGNRLRTLLNQVVQAYLPPNEPVGVFLSGGLDSSAVTALARQFHTHPVHTFSIHFGAECPNELEFSGLVASHCQTQHHILEITFRDMWEKLPETMAYLDDPIGDPLTVPNLLIGRLAREFVKVTLNGEGGDPCFGGPKNQPMLINSLYGSVTNRDSLQAYLMAFQKCAMDLPQLFKPEVWQAVETAAWVFSEDLNSTASYLNRLMALNIKFKGADQILTKVNNLTQAAGLQGRSPLFDRRVVDLSMQIPPEYKLSGVEEKAVLKQAVVDLLPDRILYRPKSGMMVPVQLGFRKYWQREARDLLLSKKAAIAPYLNQSVIENWLNYKGDTWSRYGVKLWLLVSLEIWLQVNERNSDR from the coding sequence TATTACGGAGGATGTGGCGTGGCGAGACGATCGCATTGCCATTATCTTACCCAAAAATTCGCCGCTGTCTCCGACTTCTCGATTTGTGGTAATTGGCGATATTTGGTTGAGTAATCGATTAGAATTATTGCAGCGATTGGGTATCGATCCGACAAATTGGCAGGGAAACGATCGCGAACTGGTAGAAAAACTTTGGCAACGGTGGGGTGTGGAATGTCTCACCTTGTTGGTGGGGATGTTTGGGTTGGTAATTTGGGATCGAAAACAAAAAAAATTGTGGTTCGGACGCGATACTACTGGCGCACGCACTCTCTATTATACTACCACAGGTTCGACTCGTTGGATCGCTCCTCAATTGCGAAGTTTAGCAAGTTATCGATCGCACGATTTAGATTTAGTTGCGTTGCGAGATTATCTGTGTTGTGCTTTTGTACCGGGAGAAAGAACGCTTTGGCAACAAGTACGAGAACTGCGTCCGGGAACGGTTGTAGAATTACCAAATGAAAAAATCCATTATTATTGGCAATTAACCGAACAAATTACTGCCAGCGAACAAAATTTAGCATGGCATGGTAACCGACTTCGCACACTTTTAAACCAAGTTGTGCAAGCATATTTACCGCCAAACGAACCTGTGGGAGTTTTCTTATCCGGCGGATTGGATTCGAGTGCTGTTACTGCTTTGGCGCGTCAATTTCACACCCATCCCGTTCACACATTTTCGATTCATTTTGGTGCGGAATGTCCGAACGAGTTGGAATTTTCCGGGTTAGTGGCGTCACATTGCCAAACGCAACATCATATTTTGGAAATTACTTTCCGCGATATGTGGGAAAAGTTGCCAGAAACGATGGCGTATTTAGATGACCCCATCGGCGATCCGCTGACTGTTCCCAATTTGTTAATCGGACGATTGGCGCGAGAGTTTGTGAAAGTAACTTTGAACGGGGAAGGCGGCGACCCTTGTTTTGGGGGGCCAAAAAATCAGCCGATGTTGATTAATAGTTTGTACGGTTCTGTGACTAATCGAGATTCGCTTCAGGCGTATCTGATGGCGTTTCAAAAATGTGCAATGGATTTACCGCAACTGTTCAAACCGGAAGTTTGGCAAGCGGTAGAAACAGCAGCTTGGGTATTTTCTGAGGATTTGAATTCTACTGCTAGTTACCTGAATCGGTTGATGGCGTTGAATATTAAGTTTAAGGGTGCTGACCAGATTTTAACTAAGGTGAATAATTTAACGCAAGCGGCGGGATTGCAAGGTCGATCGCCGCTATTCGATCGGCGCGTAGTCGATTTGAGTATGCAAATTCCGCCGGAATATAAGCTTTCGGGTGTGGAGGAAAAAGCGGTATTAAAACAAGCGGTTGTTGATTTGCTTCCGGATCGAATTCTCTATCGTCCTAAAAGTGGGATGATGGTGCCGGTGCAGTTGGGATTTCGCAAGTATTGGCAACGAGAAGCGCGGGATTTGTTGCTGAGTAAAAAAGCTGCGATCGCACCTTATCTCAACCAATCTGTTATCGAAAATTGGTTGAATTATAAAGGTGATACGTGGAGTCGCTACGGTGTGAAGTTGTGGTTATTGGTAAGTTTAGAAATTTGGTTGCAAGTGAATGAAAGAAATAGCGATCGATGA